In Mangifera indica cultivar Alphonso unplaced genomic scaffold, CATAS_Mindica_2.1 Un_0034, whole genome shotgun sequence, the following proteins share a genomic window:
- the LOC123206386 gene encoding fanconi-associated nuclease 1 homolog isoform X4 has translation MLRGRESLVRLIGRRRRFLLNRQSLLSSPIQSSLNLCTDKNGEIFSAKTDDYKASNVVKCPICGNNVSADDNIINTHLDACLSRGTKRKLTQRTLLQLNFCTQSKGPMYSNVTERQTTNVVTEDPAKSLVPNAICGLENTVAVEEDDNNHAVSPLQFECMEHTSKAGLTKNQINHQKIDCQDELPSSSPDTEVPKPDIDFTFDGISGATLQTFIVGRRFSDEKEINLETSISLLRDPQNPKDPYAIKVLCADSGSCKVLGYLPQELSQYLSPLIEKSCLSFEGYVTSAPKHSHDVVPIKITCHKLVSDCEIDDDIEVFNCLWKRALHVVESAKNYPSSMIKYQHNFNLLVQEVLRSNPHLFTDDERVFLESFSTLSADGQRLFIRLYTRKGPWFRLSSISYREVLDSQEAVKELLANGYICSFGDKNELHDDMKEICNLLTVSELREILSVLKKNCVRGSRKQDLAMFLLHSYEDGLCTLLPDMILDRTGICIRISSKAESLIWRAERLFFLNGEQDLSAFLLVDLGIVKYPAYNRIISEQIFSSLSDLLAYEEAIELAQIMDQSLDENNVELVSRCIMIADSFMPCTYSETIQSTTSELASTFHSRFSASWVYSKVVLLGISFLEREHRYHDAVNLLKRLLCNFPCDGRRGYWTLRLSVDLEHLGCSNESLLVAEAGLLDPWVRAGSKMALQRRVLRLGKPPRRWKTPSFSESIKRKIIEILWRRWGTMWSGAACFTILCWGRRWMGGCSYREWHLVDYFWASHVGYCVF, from the exons atgcttAGAGGAAGAGAGAGCTTGGTCCGATTAATCGGCAGGCGTAGGCGATTTCTGCTAAATCGTCAAtctcttctctcttctcctATCCAG aGCTCTTTGAATCTTTGCACTGATAAAAATGGTGAAATCTTTTCGGCTAAAACGGACGATTACAAAGCTTCTAATGTTGTAAAGTGCCCTATATGTGGTAACAATGTCTCTGCTGatgataatatcatcaacactCATCTTG ATGCCTGCCTGTCTAGAGGaaccaaaagaaaattgacGCAACGCACTCTTCTGCAATTGAACTTCTGTACACAATCAAAAGGTCCAATGTATTCAAATGTAACAGAACGGCAAACTACTAATGTCGTAACTGAGGATCCTGCTAAAAGTCTTGTGCCGAATGCCATTTGTGGATTGGAAAACACAGTTGCAGTTGAAGAAGATGATAATAACCATGCAGTATCTCCACTACAATTTGAATGTATGGAGCATACTTCCAAGGCTGGTCTAACCAAAAACCAAATTAACCATCAGAAGATCGACTGCCAGGATGAGTTGCCTTCATCTTCACCAGATACTGAGGTTCCCAAACCTGACATAGACTTCACTTTTGATGGCATATCTGGGGCCACTCTCCAAACTTTTATTGTAGGCCGTAGGTTTAGCgatgaaaaagagataaatctTGAAACTAGTATCTCTCTGTTAAGAGACCCTCAAAATCCTAAGGATCCCTATGCTATCAAG GTACTTTGTGCAGATTCTGGAAGCTGTAAAGTTCTTGGGTATCTTCCTCAAGAGTTATCTCAATATTTGTCTCCTTTAATTGAGAAGTCCTGCCTGAGTTTTGAG GGTTATGTGACTTCAGCACCCAAACATTCTCATGATGTTGttccaattaaaattacatgTCACAAGCTTGTATCAGATTGTGAGATAGATGATGATATTGAGGTTTTCAATTGTCTGTGGAAAAGGGCTTTACATGTGGTTGAATCTGCAAAGAATTATCCATCAAGTATGATAAAATATCAGCACAACTTCAATCTGTTAGTACAAGAAGTACTAAGAAGTAATCCTCACCTTTTCACTGATGATGAAAGAGTTTTCTTGG AATCATTCTCCACACTGTCTGCCGATGGTCAGAGGCTTTTTATTCGGCTTTATACAAGGAAAG GTCCATGGTTTCGACTGTCCAGTATTTCCTATCGTGAAGTGTTGGATTCTCAAGAAGCAGTTAAGGAGCTCTTGG CTAATGGCTATATATGCTCTTTTGGAGACAAAAATGAACTGCATGATGACATGAAGGAGATTTGCAATTTGCTCACTGTCTCTGAGCTGCGTGAAATTTTAAGTGTTCTTAAAAAG AATTGTGTTCGTGGTTCAAGAAAGCAGGATCTTGCCATGTTTCTTCTTCATTCCTATGAAGATGGTTTATG CACGCTCCTGCCAGACATGATTCTTGATAGAACAGGCATCTGCATTAGAATATCTTCAAAAGCTGAGTCCCTTATCTGGCGTGCTGAG AGGCTTTTCTTCCTCAATGGAGAGCAGGATCTGTCAGCTTTTCTGCTAGTTGATTTAGGGATAGTCAAATATCCAGCTTACAACCGCATAATTTCGGAACAGATTTTCTCAAGTCTAAGTGACCTTCTTGCTTATGAAGAG GCTATTGAACTAGCGCAAATAATGGATCAATCTCTGGATGAAAACAATGTTGAATTAGTGTCAAGATGTATTATGATAGCTGACTCCTTTATGCCTTGCACTTATTCAGAAACAATTCAATCTACAACTTCTGAATTAGCTAGTACATTTCATTCCCGCTTTTCAGCATCATGGGTGTACTCTAAAGTGGTCTTGTTAGGAATTTCCTTCCTTGAACGTGAGCATCG GTATCATGATGCTGTAAATTTACTGAAACGGTTGCTTTGTAATTTCCCTTGTGACGGGAGAAGAGGATATTGGACACTGAGGTTGTCAGTTGATTTAGAGCATCTGGGGTGTTCAAATGAGAGCCTATTAGTTGCTGAAGCTGGGTTATTGGATCCATGGGTTCGTGCTGGTTCCAAAATGGCCCTGCAAAGGAGGGTTCTTCGCCTGGGAAAACCACCAAGGCGGTGGAAAACCCCTAGCTTTTCAGAATCCATTAAAAGGAAGATCATTGAG ATTTTATGGAGAAGATGGGGAACAATGTGGAGTGGAGCAGCTTGCTTTACAATATTATGCTGGGGAAGGCGGTGGATGGGAGGGTGTTCATACAGAGAGTGGCATTTGGTTGACTATTTTTGGGCTTCTCATGTGGGATATTGTGTTTTCTGA
- the LOC123206386 gene encoding fanconi-associated nuclease 1 homolog isoform X2 has product MLRGRESLVRLIGRRRRFLLNRQSLLSSPIQSSLNLCTDKNGEIFSAKTDDYKASNVVKCPICGNNVSADDNIINTHLDACLSRGTKRKLTQRTLLQLNFCTQSKGPMYSNVTERQTTNVVTEDPAKSLVPNAICGLENTVAVEEDDNNHAVSPLQFECMEHTSKAGLTKNQINHQKIDCQDELPSSSPDTEVPKPDIDFTFDGISGATLQTFIVGRRFSDEKEINLETSISLLRDPQNPKDPYAIKVLCADSGSCKVLGYLPQELSQYLSPLIEKSCLSFEGYVTSAPKHSHDVVPIKITCHKLVSDCEIDDDIEVFNCLWKRALHVVESAKNYPSSMIKYQHNFNLLVQEVLRSNPHLFTDDERVFLESFSTLSADGQRLFIRLYTRKGPWFRLSSISYREVLDSQEAVKELLANGYICSFGDKNELHDDMKEICNLLTVSELREILSVLKKNCVRGSRKQDLAMFLLHSYEDGLCTLLPDMILDRTGICIRISSKAESLIWRAERLFFLNGEQDLSAFLLVDLGIVKYPAYNRIISEQIFSSLSDLLAYEEAIELAQIMDQSLDENNVELVSRCIMIADSFMPCTYSETIQSTTSELASTFHSRFSASWVYSKVVLLGISFLEREHRYHDAVNLLKRLLCNFPCDGRRGYWTLRLSVDLEHLGCSNESLLVAEAGLLDPWVRAGSKMALQRRVLRLGKPPRRWKTPSFSESIKRKIIEGRPLNCEMGMKSRFYGEDGEQCGVEQLALQYYAGEGGGWEGVHTESGIWLTIFGLLMWDIVFSDVPDVFRSKFQNAPLDLDTDSFYPVRKNLIESQLQKVHDGMAEEILITSWESNVGTACRGVNWDRHSLSELRAAVTCIGGPCLASLCRHLAQDYQSWSSGMPDLLLWRFHGEYRGEAKLVEVKGPRDKLSEQQRAWLLVLMDSGFKVEVCKVSTTPKSSLL; this is encoded by the exons atgcttAGAGGAAGAGAGAGCTTGGTCCGATTAATCGGCAGGCGTAGGCGATTTCTGCTAAATCGTCAAtctcttctctcttctcctATCCAG aGCTCTTTGAATCTTTGCACTGATAAAAATGGTGAAATCTTTTCGGCTAAAACGGACGATTACAAAGCTTCTAATGTTGTAAAGTGCCCTATATGTGGTAACAATGTCTCTGCTGatgataatatcatcaacactCATCTTG ATGCCTGCCTGTCTAGAGGaaccaaaagaaaattgacGCAACGCACTCTTCTGCAATTGAACTTCTGTACACAATCAAAAGGTCCAATGTATTCAAATGTAACAGAACGGCAAACTACTAATGTCGTAACTGAGGATCCTGCTAAAAGTCTTGTGCCGAATGCCATTTGTGGATTGGAAAACACAGTTGCAGTTGAAGAAGATGATAATAACCATGCAGTATCTCCACTACAATTTGAATGTATGGAGCATACTTCCAAGGCTGGTCTAACCAAAAACCAAATTAACCATCAGAAGATCGACTGCCAGGATGAGTTGCCTTCATCTTCACCAGATACTGAGGTTCCCAAACCTGACATAGACTTCACTTTTGATGGCATATCTGGGGCCACTCTCCAAACTTTTATTGTAGGCCGTAGGTTTAGCgatgaaaaagagataaatctTGAAACTAGTATCTCTCTGTTAAGAGACCCTCAAAATCCTAAGGATCCCTATGCTATCAAG GTACTTTGTGCAGATTCTGGAAGCTGTAAAGTTCTTGGGTATCTTCCTCAAGAGTTATCTCAATATTTGTCTCCTTTAATTGAGAAGTCCTGCCTGAGTTTTGAG GGTTATGTGACTTCAGCACCCAAACATTCTCATGATGTTGttccaattaaaattacatgTCACAAGCTTGTATCAGATTGTGAGATAGATGATGATATTGAGGTTTTCAATTGTCTGTGGAAAAGGGCTTTACATGTGGTTGAATCTGCAAAGAATTATCCATCAAGTATGATAAAATATCAGCACAACTTCAATCTGTTAGTACAAGAAGTACTAAGAAGTAATCCTCACCTTTTCACTGATGATGAAAGAGTTTTCTTGG AATCATTCTCCACACTGTCTGCCGATGGTCAGAGGCTTTTTATTCGGCTTTATACAAGGAAAG GTCCATGGTTTCGACTGTCCAGTATTTCCTATCGTGAAGTGTTGGATTCTCAAGAAGCAGTTAAGGAGCTCTTGG CTAATGGCTATATATGCTCTTTTGGAGACAAAAATGAACTGCATGATGACATGAAGGAGATTTGCAATTTGCTCACTGTCTCTGAGCTGCGTGAAATTTTAAGTGTTCTTAAAAAG AATTGTGTTCGTGGTTCAAGAAAGCAGGATCTTGCCATGTTTCTTCTTCATTCCTATGAAGATGGTTTATG CACGCTCCTGCCAGACATGATTCTTGATAGAACAGGCATCTGCATTAGAATATCTTCAAAAGCTGAGTCCCTTATCTGGCGTGCTGAG AGGCTTTTCTTCCTCAATGGAGAGCAGGATCTGTCAGCTTTTCTGCTAGTTGATTTAGGGATAGTCAAATATCCAGCTTACAACCGCATAATTTCGGAACAGATTTTCTCAAGTCTAAGTGACCTTCTTGCTTATGAAGAG GCTATTGAACTAGCGCAAATAATGGATCAATCTCTGGATGAAAACAATGTTGAATTAGTGTCAAGATGTATTATGATAGCTGACTCCTTTATGCCTTGCACTTATTCAGAAACAATTCAATCTACAACTTCTGAATTAGCTAGTACATTTCATTCCCGCTTTTCAGCATCATGGGTGTACTCTAAAGTGGTCTTGTTAGGAATTTCCTTCCTTGAACGTGAGCATCG GTATCATGATGCTGTAAATTTACTGAAACGGTTGCTTTGTAATTTCCCTTGTGACGGGAGAAGAGGATATTGGACACTGAGGTTGTCAGTTGATTTAGAGCATCTGGGGTGTTCAAATGAGAGCCTATTAGTTGCTGAAGCTGGGTTATTGGATCCATGGGTTCGTGCTGGTTCCAAAATGGCCCTGCAAAGGAGGGTTCTTCGCCTGGGAAAACCACCAAGGCGGTGGAAAACCCCTAGCTTTTCAGAATCCATTAAAAGGAAGATCATTGAG GGGAGACCATTAAATTGTGAAATGGGTATGAAAAGCAGATTTTATGGAGAAGATGGGGAACAATGTGGAGTGGAGCAGCTTGCTTTACAATATTATGCTGGGGAAGGCGGTGGATGGGAGGGTGTTCATACAGAGAGTGGCATTTGGTTGACTATTTTTGGGCTTCTCATGTGGGATATTGTGTTTTCTGATGTACCTGATGTTTTTCGCTCCAAATTTCAG AATGCTCCCTTGGATTTGGATACAGATAGCTTTTACCCAGTTAGAAAGAACCTAATAGAATCTCAGCTACAAAAAGTTCATGATGGTATGGCTGAGGAGATCCTCATTACTTCATGGGAATCAAATGTGGGAACAGCTTGCAGAGGAGTTAATTGGGATCGACATTCCCTGTCTGAGCTTCGAGCAGCGGTTACCTGCATTGGTGGCCCTTGTTTGGCCTCATTGTGCCGACATCTCGCTCAAGATTACCAGAGTTGGTCAAGTGGAATGCCTGATTTGTTGTTATGGCGTTTCCATGGAGAATACAGAGGTGAAGCGAAGCTTGTTGAAGTTAAAGGCCCCAGGGATAAACTCTCTGAACAGCAGAGAGCATGGCTACTTGTGTTAATGGATAGTGGGTTCAAAGTTGAGGTCTGTAAAGTGAGTACCACACCAAAATCTTCATTGCTGTGA
- the LOC123206386 gene encoding fanconi-associated nuclease 1 homolog isoform X1, whose product MLRGRESLVRLIGRRRRFLLNRQSLLSSPIQSSLNLCTDKNGEIFSAKTDDYKASNVVKCPICGNNVSADDNIINTHLDACLSRGTKRKLTQRTLLQLNFCTQSKGPMYSNVTERQTTNVVTEDPAKSLVPNAICGLENTVAVEEDDNNHAVSPLQFECMEHTSKAGLTKNQINHQKIDCQDELPSSSPDTEVPKPDIDFTFDGISGATLQTFIVGRRFSDEKEINLETSISLLRDPQNPKDPYAIKVLCADSGSCKVLGYLPQELSQYLSPLIEKSCLSFEGYVTSAPKHSHDVVPIKITCHKLVSDCEIDDDIEVFNCLWKRALHVVESAKNYPSSMIKYQHNFNLLVQEVLRSNPHLFTDDERVFLESFSTLSADGQRLFIRLYTRKGPWFRLSSISYREVLDSQEAVKELLANGYICSFGDKNELHDDMKEICNLLTVSELREILSVLKKNCVRGSRKQDLAMFLLHSYEDGLCTLLPDMILDRTGICIRISSKAESLIWRAERLFFLNGEQDLSAFLLVDLGIVKYPAYNRIISEQIFSSLSDLLAYEEAIELAQIMDQSLDENNVELVSRCIMIADSFMPCTYSETIQSTTSELASTFHSRFSASWVYSKVVLLGISFLEREHRYHDAVNLLKRLLCNFPCDGRRGYWTLRLSVDLEHLGCSNESLLVAEAGLLDPWVRAGSKMALQRRVLRLGKPPRRWKTPSFSESIKRKIIEVHIQGRPLNCEMGMKSRFYGEDGEQCGVEQLALQYYAGEGGGWEGVHTESGIWLTIFGLLMWDIVFSDVPDVFRSKFQNAPLDLDTDSFYPVRKNLIESQLQKVHDGMAEEILITSWESNVGTACRGVNWDRHSLSELRAAVTCIGGPCLASLCRHLAQDYQSWSSGMPDLLLWRFHGEYRGEAKLVEVKGPRDKLSEQQRAWLLVLMDSGFKVEVCKVSTTPKSSLL is encoded by the exons atgcttAGAGGAAGAGAGAGCTTGGTCCGATTAATCGGCAGGCGTAGGCGATTTCTGCTAAATCGTCAAtctcttctctcttctcctATCCAG aGCTCTTTGAATCTTTGCACTGATAAAAATGGTGAAATCTTTTCGGCTAAAACGGACGATTACAAAGCTTCTAATGTTGTAAAGTGCCCTATATGTGGTAACAATGTCTCTGCTGatgataatatcatcaacactCATCTTG ATGCCTGCCTGTCTAGAGGaaccaaaagaaaattgacGCAACGCACTCTTCTGCAATTGAACTTCTGTACACAATCAAAAGGTCCAATGTATTCAAATGTAACAGAACGGCAAACTACTAATGTCGTAACTGAGGATCCTGCTAAAAGTCTTGTGCCGAATGCCATTTGTGGATTGGAAAACACAGTTGCAGTTGAAGAAGATGATAATAACCATGCAGTATCTCCACTACAATTTGAATGTATGGAGCATACTTCCAAGGCTGGTCTAACCAAAAACCAAATTAACCATCAGAAGATCGACTGCCAGGATGAGTTGCCTTCATCTTCACCAGATACTGAGGTTCCCAAACCTGACATAGACTTCACTTTTGATGGCATATCTGGGGCCACTCTCCAAACTTTTATTGTAGGCCGTAGGTTTAGCgatgaaaaagagataaatctTGAAACTAGTATCTCTCTGTTAAGAGACCCTCAAAATCCTAAGGATCCCTATGCTATCAAG GTACTTTGTGCAGATTCTGGAAGCTGTAAAGTTCTTGGGTATCTTCCTCAAGAGTTATCTCAATATTTGTCTCCTTTAATTGAGAAGTCCTGCCTGAGTTTTGAG GGTTATGTGACTTCAGCACCCAAACATTCTCATGATGTTGttccaattaaaattacatgTCACAAGCTTGTATCAGATTGTGAGATAGATGATGATATTGAGGTTTTCAATTGTCTGTGGAAAAGGGCTTTACATGTGGTTGAATCTGCAAAGAATTATCCATCAAGTATGATAAAATATCAGCACAACTTCAATCTGTTAGTACAAGAAGTACTAAGAAGTAATCCTCACCTTTTCACTGATGATGAAAGAGTTTTCTTGG AATCATTCTCCACACTGTCTGCCGATGGTCAGAGGCTTTTTATTCGGCTTTATACAAGGAAAG GTCCATGGTTTCGACTGTCCAGTATTTCCTATCGTGAAGTGTTGGATTCTCAAGAAGCAGTTAAGGAGCTCTTGG CTAATGGCTATATATGCTCTTTTGGAGACAAAAATGAACTGCATGATGACATGAAGGAGATTTGCAATTTGCTCACTGTCTCTGAGCTGCGTGAAATTTTAAGTGTTCTTAAAAAG AATTGTGTTCGTGGTTCAAGAAAGCAGGATCTTGCCATGTTTCTTCTTCATTCCTATGAAGATGGTTTATG CACGCTCCTGCCAGACATGATTCTTGATAGAACAGGCATCTGCATTAGAATATCTTCAAAAGCTGAGTCCCTTATCTGGCGTGCTGAG AGGCTTTTCTTCCTCAATGGAGAGCAGGATCTGTCAGCTTTTCTGCTAGTTGATTTAGGGATAGTCAAATATCCAGCTTACAACCGCATAATTTCGGAACAGATTTTCTCAAGTCTAAGTGACCTTCTTGCTTATGAAGAG GCTATTGAACTAGCGCAAATAATGGATCAATCTCTGGATGAAAACAATGTTGAATTAGTGTCAAGATGTATTATGATAGCTGACTCCTTTATGCCTTGCACTTATTCAGAAACAATTCAATCTACAACTTCTGAATTAGCTAGTACATTTCATTCCCGCTTTTCAGCATCATGGGTGTACTCTAAAGTGGTCTTGTTAGGAATTTCCTTCCTTGAACGTGAGCATCG GTATCATGATGCTGTAAATTTACTGAAACGGTTGCTTTGTAATTTCCCTTGTGACGGGAGAAGAGGATATTGGACACTGAGGTTGTCAGTTGATTTAGAGCATCTGGGGTGTTCAAATGAGAGCCTATTAGTTGCTGAAGCTGGGTTATTGGATCCATGGGTTCGTGCTGGTTCCAAAATGGCCCTGCAAAGGAGGGTTCTTCGCCTGGGAAAACCACCAAGGCGGTGGAAAACCCCTAGCTTTTCAGAATCCATTAAAAGGAAGATCATTGAG GTCCATATTCAGGGGAGACCATTAAATTGTGAAATGGGTATGAAAAGCAGATTTTATGGAGAAGATGGGGAACAATGTGGAGTGGAGCAGCTTGCTTTACAATATTATGCTGGGGAAGGCGGTGGATGGGAGGGTGTTCATACAGAGAGTGGCATTTGGTTGACTATTTTTGGGCTTCTCATGTGGGATATTGTGTTTTCTGATGTACCTGATGTTTTTCGCTCCAAATTTCAG AATGCTCCCTTGGATTTGGATACAGATAGCTTTTACCCAGTTAGAAAGAACCTAATAGAATCTCAGCTACAAAAAGTTCATGATGGTATGGCTGAGGAGATCCTCATTACTTCATGGGAATCAAATGTGGGAACAGCTTGCAGAGGAGTTAATTGGGATCGACATTCCCTGTCTGAGCTTCGAGCAGCGGTTACCTGCATTGGTGGCCCTTGTTTGGCCTCATTGTGCCGACATCTCGCTCAAGATTACCAGAGTTGGTCAAGTGGAATGCCTGATTTGTTGTTATGGCGTTTCCATGGAGAATACAGAGGTGAAGCGAAGCTTGTTGAAGTTAAAGGCCCCAGGGATAAACTCTCTGAACAGCAGAGAGCATGGCTACTTGTGTTAATGGATAGTGGGTTCAAAGTTGAGGTCTGTAAAGTGAGTACCACACCAAAATCTTCATTGCTGTGA
- the LOC123206386 gene encoding fanconi-associated nuclease 1 homolog isoform X3 → MYSNVTERQTTNVVTEDPAKSLVPNAICGLENTVAVEEDDNNHAVSPLQFECMEHTSKAGLTKNQINHQKIDCQDELPSSSPDTEVPKPDIDFTFDGISGATLQTFIVGRRFSDEKEINLETSISLLRDPQNPKDPYAIKVLCADSGSCKVLGYLPQELSQYLSPLIEKSCLSFEGYVTSAPKHSHDVVPIKITCHKLVSDCEIDDDIEVFNCLWKRALHVVESAKNYPSSMIKYQHNFNLLVQEVLRSNPHLFTDDERVFLESFSTLSADGQRLFIRLYTRKGPWFRLSSISYREVLDSQEAVKELLANGYICSFGDKNELHDDMKEICNLLTVSELREILSVLKKNCVRGSRKQDLAMFLLHSYEDGLCTLLPDMILDRTGICIRISSKAESLIWRAERLFFLNGEQDLSAFLLVDLGIVKYPAYNRIISEQIFSSLSDLLAYEEAIELAQIMDQSLDENNVELVSRCIMIADSFMPCTYSETIQSTTSELASTFHSRFSASWVYSKVVLLGISFLEREHRYHDAVNLLKRLLCNFPCDGRRGYWTLRLSVDLEHLGCSNESLLVAEAGLLDPWVRAGSKMALQRRVLRLGKPPRRWKTPSFSESIKRKIIEVHIQGRPLNCEMGMKSRFYGEDGEQCGVEQLALQYYAGEGGGWEGVHTESGIWLTIFGLLMWDIVFSDVPDVFRSKFQNAPLDLDTDSFYPVRKNLIESQLQKVHDGMAEEILITSWESNVGTACRGVNWDRHSLSELRAAVTCIGGPCLASLCRHLAQDYQSWSSGMPDLLLWRFHGEYRGEAKLVEVKGPRDKLSEQQRAWLLVLMDSGFKVEVCKVSTTPKSSLL, encoded by the exons ATGTATTCAAATGTAACAGAACGGCAAACTACTAATGTCGTAACTGAGGATCCTGCTAAAAGTCTTGTGCCGAATGCCATTTGTGGATTGGAAAACACAGTTGCAGTTGAAGAAGATGATAATAACCATGCAGTATCTCCACTACAATTTGAATGTATGGAGCATACTTCCAAGGCTGGTCTAACCAAAAACCAAATTAACCATCAGAAGATCGACTGCCAGGATGAGTTGCCTTCATCTTCACCAGATACTGAGGTTCCCAAACCTGACATAGACTTCACTTTTGATGGCATATCTGGGGCCACTCTCCAAACTTTTATTGTAGGCCGTAGGTTTAGCgatgaaaaagagataaatctTGAAACTAGTATCTCTCTGTTAAGAGACCCTCAAAATCCTAAGGATCCCTATGCTATCAAG GTACTTTGTGCAGATTCTGGAAGCTGTAAAGTTCTTGGGTATCTTCCTCAAGAGTTATCTCAATATTTGTCTCCTTTAATTGAGAAGTCCTGCCTGAGTTTTGAG GGTTATGTGACTTCAGCACCCAAACATTCTCATGATGTTGttccaattaaaattacatgTCACAAGCTTGTATCAGATTGTGAGATAGATGATGATATTGAGGTTTTCAATTGTCTGTGGAAAAGGGCTTTACATGTGGTTGAATCTGCAAAGAATTATCCATCAAGTATGATAAAATATCAGCACAACTTCAATCTGTTAGTACAAGAAGTACTAAGAAGTAATCCTCACCTTTTCACTGATGATGAAAGAGTTTTCTTGG AATCATTCTCCACACTGTCTGCCGATGGTCAGAGGCTTTTTATTCGGCTTTATACAAGGAAAG GTCCATGGTTTCGACTGTCCAGTATTTCCTATCGTGAAGTGTTGGATTCTCAAGAAGCAGTTAAGGAGCTCTTGG CTAATGGCTATATATGCTCTTTTGGAGACAAAAATGAACTGCATGATGACATGAAGGAGATTTGCAATTTGCTCACTGTCTCTGAGCTGCGTGAAATTTTAAGTGTTCTTAAAAAG AATTGTGTTCGTGGTTCAAGAAAGCAGGATCTTGCCATGTTTCTTCTTCATTCCTATGAAGATGGTTTATG CACGCTCCTGCCAGACATGATTCTTGATAGAACAGGCATCTGCATTAGAATATCTTCAAAAGCTGAGTCCCTTATCTGGCGTGCTGAG AGGCTTTTCTTCCTCAATGGAGAGCAGGATCTGTCAGCTTTTCTGCTAGTTGATTTAGGGATAGTCAAATATCCAGCTTACAACCGCATAATTTCGGAACAGATTTTCTCAAGTCTAAGTGACCTTCTTGCTTATGAAGAG GCTATTGAACTAGCGCAAATAATGGATCAATCTCTGGATGAAAACAATGTTGAATTAGTGTCAAGATGTATTATGATAGCTGACTCCTTTATGCCTTGCACTTATTCAGAAACAATTCAATCTACAACTTCTGAATTAGCTAGTACATTTCATTCCCGCTTTTCAGCATCATGGGTGTACTCTAAAGTGGTCTTGTTAGGAATTTCCTTCCTTGAACGTGAGCATCG GTATCATGATGCTGTAAATTTACTGAAACGGTTGCTTTGTAATTTCCCTTGTGACGGGAGAAGAGGATATTGGACACTGAGGTTGTCAGTTGATTTAGAGCATCTGGGGTGTTCAAATGAGAGCCTATTAGTTGCTGAAGCTGGGTTATTGGATCCATGGGTTCGTGCTGGTTCCAAAATGGCCCTGCAAAGGAGGGTTCTTCGCCTGGGAAAACCACCAAGGCGGTGGAAAACCCCTAGCTTTTCAGAATCCATTAAAAGGAAGATCATTGAG GTCCATATTCAGGGGAGACCATTAAATTGTGAAATGGGTATGAAAAGCAGATTTTATGGAGAAGATGGGGAACAATGTGGAGTGGAGCAGCTTGCTTTACAATATTATGCTGGGGAAGGCGGTGGATGGGAGGGTGTTCATACAGAGAGTGGCATTTGGTTGACTATTTTTGGGCTTCTCATGTGGGATATTGTGTTTTCTGATGTACCTGATGTTTTTCGCTCCAAATTTCAG AATGCTCCCTTGGATTTGGATACAGATAGCTTTTACCCAGTTAGAAAGAACCTAATAGAATCTCAGCTACAAAAAGTTCATGATGGTATGGCTGAGGAGATCCTCATTACTTCATGGGAATCAAATGTGGGAACAGCTTGCAGAGGAGTTAATTGGGATCGACATTCCCTGTCTGAGCTTCGAGCAGCGGTTACCTGCATTGGTGGCCCTTGTTTGGCCTCATTGTGCCGACATCTCGCTCAAGATTACCAGAGTTGGTCAAGTGGAATGCCTGATTTGTTGTTATGGCGTTTCCATGGAGAATACAGAGGTGAAGCGAAGCTTGTTGAAGTTAAAGGCCCCAGGGATAAACTCTCTGAACAGCAGAGAGCATGGCTACTTGTGTTAATGGATAGTGGGTTCAAAGTTGAGGTCTGTAAAGTGAGTACCACACCAAAATCTTCATTGCTGTGA